One segment of Panthera uncia isolate 11264 chromosome A3 unlocalized genomic scaffold, Puncia_PCG_1.0 HiC_scaffold_12, whole genome shotgun sequence DNA contains the following:
- the KCNF1 gene encoding potassium voltage-gated channel subfamily F member 1, producing MDAAAERSLPEPGSQGSRAGDDIEIVVNVGGVRQVLYGDLLSQYPETRLAELIGCLAGGYDTIFSLCDDYDPGKREFYFDRDPDAFKCVIEVYYFGEVHMKKGICPICFKNEMDFWKVDLKFLDDCCKSHLSEKREELEEIARRVQLILDDLGVDSAEGRWGRCQKCVWKFLEKPESSCPARVVAVLSFLLILVSSVVMCVGTIPELQVLDADGNRVEHPTLENVETACIGWFTLEYLLRLFSSPNKLHFALSFMNIVDVLAILPFYVSLTLTHLGARMMELTNVQQAVQALRIMRIARIFKLARHSSGLQTLTYALKRSFKELGLLLMYLAVGIFVFSALGYTMEQSHPETLFKSIPQSFWWAIITMTTVGYGDIYPKTTLGKLNAAISFLCGVIAIALPIHPIINNFVRYYNKQRVLETAAKHELELMELNSGGAAEGKAGCSRSDLDSLLPEPAGEEGPSWSSRLKISHSDTFIPLLTEEKHHRTRLQSCK from the coding sequence ATGGACGCGGCCGCGGAGCGCAGCCTCCCGGAGCCGGGCAGCCAGGGCTCCCGGGCCGGCGACGACATCGAGATCGTGGTCAACGTGGGGGGCGTGCGGCAGGTGCTGTACGGAGACCTCCTCAGCCAGTACCCCGAGACGCGGCTGGCCGAGCTCATCGGCTGCCTGGCGGGGGGCTACGacaccatcttctccctgtgcGACGACTACGACCCCGGGAAGCGCGAGTTCTACTTCGACAGGGACCCGGACGCCTTCAAGTGTGTCATCGAGGTGTACTATTTCGGGGAGGTGCACATGAAGAAGGGCATCTGCCCCATCTGCTTCAAGAACGAGATGGACTTCTGGAAGGTGGACCTCAAGTTCCTGGACGACTGCTGCAAGAGCCACCTGAGCGAGAAGCGCGAGGAGCTGGAGGAGATCGCGCGCCGCGTGCAGCTCATCCTGGACGACCTGGGCGTCGACTCGGCCGAGGGCCGCTGGGGGCGCTGCCAGAAGTGCGTCTGGAAGTTCCTGGAGAAGCCCGAGTCGTCGTGCCCGGCGCGGGTGGTGGCCGTGCTGTCCTTCCTGCTCATCCTCGTCTCGTCGGTGGTCATGTGCGTGGGCACCATCCCCGAGCTGCAGGTCCTGGACGCCGACGGCAACCGCGTGGAGCACCCGACGCTGGAGAACGTGGAGACGGCTTGCATCGGCTGGTTCACGCTGGAGTACCTGCTGCGCCTCTTCTCGTCGCCCAACAAGCTGCACTTCGCGCTGTCCTTCATGAACATCGTGGACGTGCTGGCCATCCTGCCCTTCTACGTGAGCCTCACGCTCACGCACCTGGGCGCCCGCATGATGGAGCTGACCAACGTGCAGCAGGCCGTGCAGGCGCTGCGTATCATGCGCATCGCCCGCATCTTCAAGCTGGCCCGCCACTCCTCGGGCCTGCAGACGCTCACCTACGCCCTCAAGCGCAGCTTCAAGGAGCTAGGGCTGCTGCTCATGTACCTGGccgtgggcatctttgtcttctcGGCCCTGGGCTACACCATGGAGCAGAGCCACCCCGAGACCCTGTTTAAGAGCATCCCCCAGTCCTTCTGGTGGGCCATCATCACCATGACCACGGTTGGCTACGGGGACATCTACCCCAAGACCACCCTGGGTAAGCTCAACGCGGCCATCAGCTTCTTGTGCGGGGTCATCGCCATCGCCCTGCCCATCCATCCCATCATCAACAACTTCGTCAGGTACTACAACAAGCAGCGGGTCCTGGAGACAGCGGCCAAGCACGAGCTCGAGCTGATGGAACTCAACTCCGGCGGCGCGGCTGAGGGCAAAGCGGGGTGCTCCCGCAGCGACCTGGACAGCCTCCTGCCGGAGCCcgcgggggaggaggggccgagCTGGAGCAGCCGGCTGAAGATCTCCCACAGCGACACCTTCATCCCTCTCCTGACCGAGGAGAAGCACCACAGGACCCGGCTCCAGAGCTGCAAGTGA